The Rhodococcus sp. X156 genome window below encodes:
- a CDS encoding GAF and ANTAR domain-containing protein — translation MSDVIGIGAATCPPPTVPADEPARLTTLRRYEVLDTPRDGAFTRAAQVAAHVFDVPMATVTLVDEDRIWFKAAEGLPLGVAEISREPGLCASAILQDEPYVLPDTLRDPRTLENSLVRGRLGVRFYAGAPIVTEGGHRLGTVNVLDTRPRQPTSEQLCTLRSLAGMVMQQLDLRLAALRAARNQEMNLRNALASRTDTDRAVGMVMQHRQCTAEEAWQVLTLCSQGSNIKVRRIAEAMAELVASTTPALLEPAAYRAARRVLQLTDR, via the coding sequence ATGAGTGACGTCATCGGCATCGGCGCCGCGACCTGCCCCCCGCCGACCGTTCCCGCCGACGAGCCGGCCCGGCTGACCACGCTGCGGCGCTACGAGGTGCTGGACACCCCGCGCGACGGCGCGTTCACCCGCGCCGCCCAGGTCGCTGCGCACGTCTTCGACGTGCCGATGGCCACGGTGACCCTGGTGGACGAGGACCGGATCTGGTTCAAGGCCGCGGAGGGTCTGCCCCTCGGGGTTGCCGAGATCAGCCGCGAGCCCGGGCTGTGCGCGTCGGCGATCCTGCAGGACGAGCCCTACGTGCTGCCGGACACCCTGCGCGACCCACGCACCCTGGAGAACAGCCTGGTCCGCGGCCGGCTGGGCGTGCGGTTCTACGCCGGGGCACCGATCGTCACCGAGGGCGGGCACCGCCTGGGCACGGTGAACGTGCTGGACACCCGGCCCCGGCAGCCCACCTCGGAGCAGCTGTGCACCCTGCGCAGCCTGGCCGGCATGGTGATGCAGCAGCTGGACCTGCGGCTGGCCGCGCTGCGCGCCGCCCGCAACCAGGAGATGAACCTGCGCAACGCCCTGGCCTCACGCACCGACACCGACCGCGCGGTGGGGATGGTCATGCAGCACCGGCAGTGCACCGCCGAGGAGGCATGGCAGGTGCTCACCCTGTGCTCGCAGGGGTCCAACATCAAGGTGCGCCGGATCGCCGAGGCCATGGCCGAGCTGGTCGCCAGCACCACCCCGGCCCTGCTCGAGCCGGCCGCCTACCGGGCCGCGCGGCGCGTCCTGCAGCTCACCGACCGCTAG
- a CDS encoding FAD-dependent oxidoreductase, protein MTSLWLDRPGLPRYPPLTEGRRYDVVVAGAGLTGLVTALLFARAGRRVAVVEARTVGAVTTGNTTAKVSLLQGSRLSQLASKQPTDSVRSYVEANREGQQWLLDYCVQRKVPVQRTPAITYGTTPRGRRQARAELAMAVKVGLDARWDRDLDLPYPTLGGVRLDDQAQLDPMDVLLALAAELRELGADIFENTRVTEVHPSEETTVVTEHGDVRADRVVLATGMPILDRAGYFARLEPLRSYCLAFTVPGPIPTGMYLSADATTRSLRTAPTFRGRRTRTPRLIVGGNGHVVGRVTSEQAMVDDLRSWTEEHFPGARLTHWWSAQDYESIDGLPYVGPLTPGDERVLIATGFDKWGMTNAVAAALSLSKRVLGEQSTPWARVLDSWRLHELVGFPKGASLNAKVGWNLAEGWIKPLLSPGSVEQPAEGHGEVRRNLPAPVAVCTVDGTTHTVSAMCPHLGGIVSWNDAERSWDCPLHGSRFAADGTVLEGPSTSGLTPR, encoded by the coding sequence TTGACCTCGCTCTGGCTCGACCGCCCCGGGCTGCCCCGGTACCCGCCGCTGACCGAGGGGCGACGCTACGACGTGGTGGTGGCCGGCGCCGGGCTCACCGGTCTGGTCACCGCGCTGTTGTTCGCTCGGGCCGGTCGGCGGGTCGCGGTGGTGGAGGCACGCACGGTGGGTGCGGTGACCACCGGCAACACCACCGCCAAGGTGAGCCTGCTGCAGGGCTCCCGGCTGAGCCAGCTGGCCAGCAAGCAGCCCACCGACTCCGTGCGCAGCTACGTGGAGGCCAACCGCGAGGGCCAGCAGTGGCTGCTCGACTACTGCGTCCAGCGCAAGGTTCCCGTGCAGCGCACGCCCGCCATCACCTACGGCACCACCCCACGGGGACGGCGGCAGGCCCGGGCAGAGCTGGCCATGGCCGTCAAGGTCGGCCTGGACGCGCGGTGGGACCGCGACCTCGACCTGCCCTACCCCACCCTCGGCGGGGTGCGCCTGGACGACCAGGCCCAGCTCGACCCGATGGACGTGCTGCTCGCCCTGGCCGCCGAGCTGCGGGAGCTGGGCGCGGACATCTTCGAGAACACTCGCGTCACCGAGGTGCACCCGAGCGAGGAGACCACAGTGGTCACCGAGCACGGTGACGTCCGCGCTGACCGGGTGGTGCTGGCCACCGGCATGCCGATCCTGGACCGCGCCGGCTACTTCGCGCGGCTGGAGCCGCTGCGCTCGTACTGCCTGGCGTTCACGGTGCCCGGCCCGATCCCCACCGGCATGTACCTCAGCGCCGACGCCACCACCCGCTCGCTGCGCACGGCGCCCACCTTCCGCGGCCGGCGAACCCGCACGCCCCGGCTCATCGTGGGCGGCAACGGCCACGTCGTCGGCCGGGTGACGTCGGAGCAGGCGATGGTGGACGACCTGCGCAGCTGGACCGAGGAGCACTTCCCCGGGGCGAGGCTGACGCACTGGTGGTCGGCGCAGGACTACGAGTCCATCGACGGGCTGCCCTACGTCGGCCCGCTCACCCCCGGCGACGAGCGCGTGCTCATCGCCACCGGCTTCGACAAGTGGGGCATGACCAACGCCGTGGCCGCGGCGCTGTCGCTGTCCAAGCGGGTGCTGGGCGAGCAGAGCACTCCGTGGGCCCGGGTGCTGGACAGCTGGCGGCTGCACGAGCTGGTGGGCTTCCCCAAGGGCGCCAGCCTCAACGCCAAGGTGGGGTGGAACCTGGCCGAGGGCTGGATCAAGCCGCTGCTGAGCCCCGGCTCCGTGGAGCAGCCGGCGGAGGGCCACGGCGAGGTGCGCCGCAACCTGCCCGCCCCGGTGGCGGTGTGCACGGTGGACGGCACCACGCACACTGTGTCGGCGATGTGCCCGCACCTGGGCGGCATCGTCTCCTGGAACGACGCCGAGCGGTCCTGGGACTGCCCGCTGCACGGCTCCCGCTTCGCCGCCGACGGCACGGTGCTGGAGGGGCCGAGCACCTCGGGGCTCACTCCTCGCTAG
- a CDS encoding asparaginase: protein MTTVAVLTTGGTIASSADATGAKVAGVSGAELLDGVDLPAGVQVQVRDVLSKNSAALTLADLDVIRRAVAAALAEGVDGVVLTHGTDTTEETAFLLDLVHDDPRPVVLTGAQRGADEPNTDGPGNLRDALAVAADPAARGLGVLVVFDGAVHAARGTRKMHTLASAPFADPELGAVGRVVLGELVVQRPPQRPAPLSGLTDLADVRVDVVALYPGADATALDACAAAGARGLVLEAPGLGNANPTVVAAVRRHVQRGVHVLLSSRVPAGPLRAVYGGGGGGRDLVAAGAVLTGTLRPSQARVQLAALLAAGADDTQVRTAFAAS from the coding sequence GTGACCACAGTCGCGGTGCTCACCACCGGTGGCACCATCGCCAGCAGCGCCGACGCCACCGGCGCCAAGGTGGCCGGGGTCTCCGGGGCCGAGCTGCTCGACGGGGTGGACCTGCCCGCCGGCGTGCAGGTGCAGGTGCGCGACGTGCTCAGCAAGAACAGCGCCGCCCTCACCCTGGCCGACCTGGACGTGATCCGCCGCGCGGTGGCCGCCGCCCTGGCCGAGGGCGTGGACGGCGTGGTGCTCACCCACGGCACCGACACCACCGAGGAGACCGCCTTCCTGCTCGACCTGGTGCACGACGATCCCCGCCCGGTGGTGCTCACCGGCGCCCAGCGCGGCGCGGACGAGCCGAACACCGACGGGCCGGGCAACCTGCGCGACGCGCTCGCCGTGGCCGCTGACCCGGCCGCCCGCGGCCTGGGCGTGCTGGTGGTGTTCGACGGGGCGGTGCACGCCGCGCGCGGCACCCGCAAGATGCACACCCTGGCGTCGGCTCCCTTCGCTGATCCCGAGCTGGGCGCGGTGGGCCGCGTGGTGCTCGGCGAGCTGGTGGTGCAGCGACCGCCCCAGCGCCCGGCCCCGTTGTCCGGGCTGACCGACCTCGCCGACGTGCGGGTGGACGTGGTGGCGCTCTACCCCGGTGCGGACGCCACCGCGCTGGACGCCTGCGCCGCCGCCGGCGCCCGCGGGCTGGTGCTGGAGGCACCCGGGCTGGGCAACGCCAACCCCACCGTGGTGGCGGCGGTGCGCCGGCACGTCCAGCGGGGCGTGCACGTGCTGCTGTCCAGCCGCGTGCCGGCCGGTCCGCTGCGCGCGGTCTACGGCGGCGGGGGCGGGGGCCGCGACCTGGTGGCCGCCGGCGCGGTCCTCACCGGGACGCTGCGCCCCAGCCAGGCCCGCGTGCAGCTGGCCGCGCTGCTGGCCGCCGGCGCCGACGACACGCAGGTGCGCACCGCTTTTGCCGCCAGCTAG
- a CDS encoding SDR family oxidoreductase, translating into MSRFAGKVVVVTGGGTGIGAATAQRFAAEGAIVTITGRRRDKLEQVASAADGDVRVAEVDVTDRDAVEQLVADVVSACGGLDVLVNNAGTGAPGDVLHTSDEDWNRVLRTNVDGVFHGCRAAMPHLISSGGCIVNVSSVSGLGGDWDNVAYNAAKGAVVNLTRALAMDHAADGVRVNAVAPSFTFTEMTQGMVGNDEVMARFTDRIPMGRGAQPEEVAAVIAFLASPDAGFVTGVNLPVDGGLSASNGQPRMT; encoded by the coding sequence ATGAGCCGCTTCGCCGGAAAGGTCGTCGTGGTCACCGGCGGCGGCACGGGCATCGGCGCGGCCACGGCACAGCGCTTCGCCGCCGAGGGCGCGATCGTCACCATCACCGGCCGCCGTCGGGACAAGCTGGAGCAGGTGGCCTCCGCGGCCGACGGCGACGTGCGGGTGGCCGAGGTCGACGTCACCGACCGCGACGCGGTGGAGCAGCTGGTGGCGGACGTGGTGTCCGCCTGCGGCGGGCTGGACGTGCTGGTGAACAACGCCGGCACCGGCGCCCCCGGCGACGTGCTGCACACCAGCGACGAGGACTGGAACCGGGTGCTGCGCACCAACGTCGACGGCGTCTTCCACGGCTGCCGGGCCGCCATGCCGCACCTGATCAGCAGCGGCGGGTGCATCGTCAACGTCTCCTCGGTGTCCGGCCTGGGCGGGGACTGGGACAACGTCGCCTACAACGCGGCCAAGGGCGCGGTGGTCAACCTGACCCGCGCGCTGGCCATGGACCACGCCGCCGACGGGGTGCGGGTGAACGCGGTGGCTCCGTCGTTCACCTTCACCGAGATGACCCAGGGCATGGTCGGCAACGACGAGGTGATGGCCCGCTTCACCGACCGCATCCCGATGGGCCGGGGTGCGCAGCCGGAGGAGGTCGCCGCGGTGATCGCCTTCCTGGCCAGCCCCGACGCGGGCTTCGTCACCGGGGTGAACCTGCCGGTGGACGGCGGGCTCAGCGCCTCCAACGGCCAGCCGAGGATGACGTGA
- the malQ gene encoding 4-alpha-glucanotransferase — MSSPEVSTDEWGISLTWLDDFDQEQHPSEQTLQALRTVIGTPPADLDQRAPLVLATGDAVTLPSGQLVCEDGTTLDVGGPAGELPLGYHRLVPAEGPERRLIVSPGRCFRPEPLREWGMAVQVYAARARGSWGTGDLASLRTVREWAQQRGAGFLLVNPLHGVAPTLPQEDSPYLPATRRFRNPLYLRIPEVPGADDVLTPADHAAAAELAALDTLDRDAAWTLQRAVLRRIFDAAQPQEFAQWRAEQGAPLQEWATWCLLAQQHGDDFHDWPEELHDPAGPAVAAAVAAQPDEVAFHAWLQWNLQLQLERACDGMTVLQDLPVGVSGGGADAWAWQGVMADGVTVGAPPDEFNGLGQDWGSPPFVPWRLRLADYEPFIQGVRATLAGAGGLRVDHVMGLFRLWWVPPGKGPTEGAYVRYPWQDMLNIVALESHRAQALVVGEDLGVVEDGVREAMADFGILSYRLLYFEEDAPATWPVEAMSAVTTHDLPTVCGLVDGTDMAEQQALVLGSDEELAAARAGMLAKLGVRPEMTGEQAVLQAHEKLAQAPSALLCATIDDAVLAVRRPNVPGTTTRDNWCIPLPVLVDDLGETASAEALAEELGSAVRPGGAA; from the coding sequence ATGAGCTCCCCCGAGGTGAGCACCGACGAGTGGGGCATCTCCCTGACCTGGCTGGACGACTTCGACCAGGAACAGCACCCCAGCGAGCAGACCCTGCAGGCGCTGCGCACGGTGATCGGCACGCCCCCAGCCGACCTGGACCAGCGCGCCCCCCTGGTGCTGGCCACCGGCGACGCCGTGACCCTGCCCAGCGGCCAGCTGGTGTGCGAGGACGGCACCACCCTGGACGTGGGCGGCCCCGCGGGTGAGCTCCCGCTGGGTTACCACCGGCTGGTCCCGGCCGAGGGACCCGAGCGCCGGCTGATCGTCTCCCCCGGCCGCTGCTTCCGCCCGGAGCCGCTGCGCGAGTGGGGCATGGCCGTGCAGGTCTACGCCGCCCGCGCGCGCGGCAGCTGGGGCACCGGTGACCTGGCCAGCCTGCGCACGGTGCGCGAGTGGGCCCAGCAGCGCGGCGCCGGCTTCCTGCTGGTGAACCCGCTGCACGGCGTGGCCCCCACGCTGCCCCAGGAGGACAGCCCCTACCTGCCGGCCACCCGCCGCTTCCGCAACCCGCTGTACCTGCGCATCCCCGAGGTGCCCGGCGCCGACGACGTGCTCACTCCCGCCGACCACGCCGCGGCCGCCGAGCTGGCCGCGCTGGACACCCTGGACCGCGACGCGGCGTGGACGCTGCAGCGGGCGGTGCTGCGGCGCATCTTCGACGCCGCCCAGCCCCAGGAGTTCGCCCAGTGGCGGGCCGAGCAGGGCGCCCCCCTGCAGGAGTGGGCCACCTGGTGCCTGCTGGCCCAGCAGCACGGCGACGACTTCCACGACTGGCCCGAGGAGCTGCACGACCCGGCCGGGCCCGCGGTGGCCGCCGCCGTCGCCGCCCAGCCCGACGAGGTGGCCTTCCACGCGTGGCTGCAGTGGAACCTGCAGCTGCAGCTGGAACGCGCCTGCGACGGGATGACCGTGCTGCAGGACCTGCCCGTCGGGGTCTCCGGCGGCGGCGCCGACGCCTGGGCCTGGCAGGGCGTGATGGCCGACGGCGTGACCGTGGGTGCTCCCCCGGACGAGTTCAACGGCCTCGGCCAGGACTGGGGCTCACCGCCGTTCGTGCCGTGGCGACTGCGGCTGGCCGACTACGAGCCGTTCATCCAGGGCGTGCGCGCCACCCTCGCCGGGGCGGGCGGGCTGCGGGTGGACCACGTGATGGGACTGTTCCGGCTGTGGTGGGTGCCGCCGGGCAAGGGCCCCACCGAGGGCGCCTACGTGCGCTACCCGTGGCAGGACATGCTCAACATCGTCGCCCTGGAGAGCCACCGGGCGCAGGCGCTGGTGGTCGGCGAGGACCTCGGCGTGGTGGAGGACGGCGTCCGCGAGGCGATGGCCGACTTCGGGATCCTCAGCTACCGGTTGCTGTACTTCGAGGAGGACGCCCCCGCCACCTGGCCGGTCGAGGCGATGTCCGCCGTGACCACCCACGACCTGCCCACCGTGTGCGGGTTGGTGGACGGCACCGACATGGCCGAGCAGCAGGCACTGGTGCTGGGCAGTGACGAAGAGCTGGCCGCCGCCCGCGCCGGGATGCTGGCCAAGCTCGGCGTGCGCCCGGAGATGACCGGTGAGCAGGCGGTGCTGCAGGCCCACGAGAAGCTGGCGCAGGCCCCCTCGGCGCTGCTGTGCGCCACCATCGACGACGCGGTGCTCGCCGTGCGCCGGCCCAACGTGCCGGGCACCACCACCCGCGACAACTGGTGCATCCCGCTGCCGGTGCTGGTGGACGACCTGGGCGAGACCGCCTCGGCGGAGGCGCTGGCCGAGGAGCTGGGCAGCGCCGTGCGCCCCGGTGGCGCCGCATGA
- a CDS encoding AMP-binding protein: MTKPQLDVHRSAQYYDFAGKDVPWLAKLWAEQTPDKVFLVWEPRDGRTRTWTYQQFWQEINQVACGLIARGVTKGDKVLIHSDNCPEMMIAWYASAIVGSVAVTTNTRCIGEELTYFAEHSEAVGCITQPKFVEQLAKNATNLGWFVVAEDNSGEAATEEQLGHGQPTWDSLYTEGDEPPARPAEPMLPVGIQYTSGTTSRPKAVVHTHANALWGGRSGSQNVLMTSDDTYLVFLPCFHVNAQSWSFWSMMWVGGTVVLQPKFSSSTFWDLSLKHQVTRASMIPFCIKAISSQAVPEHSYKTWATGVKLHDIENHWKVTTFATWGMTETVTHATRGDVIQDSPEMNIGIPSPGYEFAIVDPETGELCPPGVNGDLWVRGTRGVQIFLEYFKNPEAMASSFADDGWFRSGDVARIGDDGYFYFGDRDKDILKVGGENVSASQVEGFVLGLFARGVLEAQAVVAQKHEMLGEVPVLFAVRSGHTTLTEEEIRTTVLQGCEEGLADFKRPREVYFLDELPRATLDKVAKNKLRDLANEMQP, encoded by the coding sequence ATGACCAAGCCGCAGCTCGACGTGCACCGTTCCGCGCAGTACTACGACTTCGCCGGCAAGGACGTGCCGTGGCTGGCCAAGCTGTGGGCGGAGCAGACGCCGGACAAGGTGTTCCTGGTGTGGGAGCCCCGCGACGGCCGCACTCGCACGTGGACCTACCAGCAGTTTTGGCAGGAGATCAACCAGGTGGCGTGCGGGCTGATCGCCCGTGGGGTGACCAAGGGCGACAAGGTCCTCATCCACTCCGACAACTGCCCGGAGATGATGATCGCCTGGTACGCCTCGGCCATCGTGGGGTCGGTGGCGGTCACCACCAACACCCGCTGCATCGGCGAGGAGCTGACGTACTTCGCCGAGCACTCCGAGGCGGTGGGGTGCATCACTCAGCCCAAGTTCGTGGAGCAGCTGGCCAAGAACGCCACCAACCTCGGGTGGTTCGTGGTCGCCGAGGACAACTCCGGCGAGGCCGCCACCGAGGAGCAGCTCGGCCACGGCCAGCCCACCTGGGACAGCCTCTACACCGAGGGCGACGAGCCGCCGGCGCGGCCCGCGGAGCCGATGCTGCCGGTGGGGATCCAGTACACGTCCGGGACCACGTCACGGCCCAAGGCCGTGGTGCACACCCACGCCAACGCGCTGTGGGGTGGACGCAGCGGATCGCAGAACGTGCTGATGACCAGCGACGACACCTACCTGGTGTTCCTGCCGTGCTTCCACGTCAACGCCCAGAGCTGGTCGTTCTGGTCGATGATGTGGGTGGGCGGCACGGTGGTGCTGCAGCCGAAGTTCTCCTCCAGCACGTTCTGGGACCTCTCGCTCAAGCACCAGGTGACGCGGGCGTCGATGATCCCGTTCTGCATCAAGGCCATCTCGTCGCAGGCGGTGCCCGAGCACTCCTACAAGACGTGGGCCACCGGGGTGAAGCTGCACGACATCGAGAACCACTGGAAGGTCACGACGTTCGCCACGTGGGGGATGACCGAGACGGTCACGCACGCCACCCGCGGCGACGTCATCCAGGACTCCCCGGAGATGAACATCGGGATCCCCTCGCCGGGCTACGAGTTCGCCATCGTGGACCCGGAGACCGGTGAGCTGTGCCCGCCCGGGGTGAACGGTGACCTGTGGGTGCGGGGGACGCGCGGGGTGCAGATCTTCCTGGAGTACTTCAAGAACCCGGAGGCGATGGCCTCCTCCTTCGCCGACGACGGCTGGTTCCGCAGCGGCGACGTGGCCCGGATCGGCGACGACGGCTACTTCTACTTCGGCGACCGGGACAAGGACATCCTCAAGGTCGGTGGGGAGAATGTCTCGGCCAGCCAGGTGGAGGGCTTCGTGCTGGGGCTGTTCGCCCGTGGGGTGCTGGAGGCGCAGGCCGTGGTGGCGCAGAAGCACGAGATGCTCGGCGAGGTGCCGGTGCTGTTCGCGGTGCGCAGCGGGCACACCACGCTCACCGAGGAGGAGATCCGCACGACGGTGCTGCAGGGGTGCGAGGAAGGCTTGGCGGACTTCAAGCGTCCGCGGGAGGTCTACTTCCTGGATGAGCTGCCCCGAGCGACGCTGGACAAGGTGGCCAAGAACAAGCTGCGTGACCTGGCCAACGAGATGCAGCCCTGA